The following proteins are encoded in a genomic region of Thiomicrospira sp. R3:
- the earP gene encoding elongation factor P maturation arginine rhamnosyltransferase EarP, whose amino-acid sequence MKKHWELFCRVIDNYGDIAVCWRLAKTLTQDNQIKVRIWVDDLSTLKALVPATDRRALKQQLEGIEVFYWSDPWSDVSIQPAEVVIETFGCSLPEAYLQRMQQHRPVWINLDYFSAEPWVCDFHRMPSKQANGLDKFFFYPSVLEQTGGLMREASLLEQRQSHLAQPESSAWLSHLGLKLSAKPSLKISLFGYSNPQLPALLDSWINAHQPIEVFLPQGQLHQQIEQCLQLNLEPGKSVHTNQLTLHSLPFLPQADFDKLLWHCDLNFVRGEESFVRAQWAAKPFVWHIYPTDDQAHWTKLDAFFDRYTQGLATDLKKVISLFNKAWNQAHHQQLDHQAWLDLIQQLDNWQQHSQDWVTYLNELGDLTSNLVKFVESKV is encoded by the coding sequence ATGAAAAAACATTGGGAACTATTTTGTCGGGTTATTGACAATTACGGTGATATTGCCGTGTGTTGGCGGCTGGCAAAAACACTCACACAGGATAATCAAATAAAGGTGCGCATCTGGGTTGACGACTTAAGCACCTTAAAAGCCCTAGTGCCCGCCACCGACCGCCGCGCACTGAAACAGCAACTTGAAGGTATTGAGGTTTTTTACTGGTCTGACCCCTGGAGCGATGTAAGCATTCAACCGGCTGAGGTAGTTATCGAAACATTTGGCTGTTCATTACCAGAGGCTTATTTACAGCGCATGCAACAACATCGACCCGTATGGATTAATCTGGATTATTTTAGTGCCGAACCCTGGGTGTGCGATTTTCATCGTATGCCTTCAAAACAAGCTAATGGTTTAGATAAGTTTTTTTTCTATCCCAGTGTTTTAGAGCAAACAGGTGGCTTAATGCGTGAAGCCAGCCTGCTTGAGCAACGCCAAAGCCACTTAGCGCAACCTGAAAGTTCAGCATGGTTAAGCCATCTAGGTCTAAAACTGAGTGCTAAGCCGAGCTTAAAGATTTCCTTGTTTGGCTATAGCAATCCTCAACTTCCTGCGCTCCTTGATAGCTGGATCAATGCACACCAACCGATCGAGGTTTTTCTGCCACAAGGTCAACTTCATCAGCAAATCGAACAGTGTTTACAGCTAAACTTAGAGCCAGGTAAAAGCGTTCATACTAACCAACTCACACTCCACAGCCTGCCTTTTCTGCCCCAAGCTGATTTCGACAAACTCTTATGGCACTGTGACCTAAACTTTGTTCGGGGAGAAGAATCCTTTGTCCGCGCACAATGGGCCGCCAAACCCTTTGTTTGGCATATCTACCCAACCGATGATCAAGCACACTGGACAAAACTAGATGCGTTTTTTGATCGCTATACACAGGGATTAGCCACAGACTTAAAAAAAGTCATTAGCCTTTTTAACAAGGCCTGGAACCAAGCTCACCATCAACAGCTTGACCACCAGGCCTGGTTAGATCTGATTCAACAACTTGATAACTGGCAGCAGCATAGCCAAGACTGGGTGACTTATCTCAACGAACTGGGGGATTTAACATCTAATCTAGTCAAATTTGTTGAAAGCAAGGTATAA
- the efp gene encoding elongation factor P — MKTAQEFRVGNVFMLGNEPMVVLRTEFNKSGRNSAVVKMKLKNLLNGSGTEQVYKADDKFEPVILEKKPCTYSYFTDPLFVFMDEEYNQYEIEKDNLGDAINFIEDGMEDQCEVTFYEGKPISIEMPTIIVREVAYTEPAARGDTSGKVMKVARLNSGYELQVASFIEIGERIEIDSRTGEFRKRAQ, encoded by the coding sequence ATGAAAACAGCACAAGAATTCCGAGTCGGTAACGTATTTATGCTTGGTAACGAACCTATGGTTGTTCTAAGAACAGAATTTAACAAATCAGGTCGTAACTCGGCTGTGGTTAAAATGAAGCTTAAAAACTTATTAAACGGCAGCGGTACCGAACAAGTGTACAAAGCCGATGACAAGTTTGAGCCGGTTATTCTTGAGAAAAAGCCTTGTACCTATAGCTACTTTACCGATCCGTTATTTGTATTTATGGACGAAGAGTACAACCAGTACGAAATTGAAAAGGACAACTTAGGTGACGCCATCAACTTTATCGAAGACGGTATGGAAGATCAGTGCGAAGTGACCTTCTATGAAGGCAAGCCTATTTCTATTGAAATGCCAACCATTATTGTACGTGAAGTCGCCTATACTGAACCAGCAGCACGCGGCGATACATCAGGTAAAGTAATGAAAGTAGCGCGTTTAAATTCAGGCTATGAACTACAAGTTGCTTCTTTTATCGAAATTGGTGAACGTATTGAAATTGATAGCCGTACCGGTGAATTCCGCAAACGTGCGCAATAA
- the soxB gene encoding thiosulfohydrolase SoxB, producing MSLNRREFLHVMAVAAAAGMLPAGARAMGDKPMDWKKVYDTPMKGNVRLIHTTDNHAQLKPIFFREPNVNLGVGPAHGQRPHIVGKNLLKDLAANGVEIKEGSPEAYAFTYLDFENAAKKYGKVGGFAHLKTLIDNLRAQAGAGNSIYMDGGDLWHGSGTALFTRGMVMVEASNLLGLDILTGHWEFTYQQEEVLRNINAFKGEYISNNTRLREDALFGDEYREMCDRHGGHGMYDEDNLLPFKPYTIKTINGQRIAVVGQTFPRLSNANPIANFPDWSFGLREEEMQATVNHIRENENVAAVVVISHNGMDVDIKMAGRISGVDAIFGGHTHDGMPVPTKVKRPDGGTCYVTNAGSNGKFVGVMDLDIQEGKLKGVNYKLLPVFANVLPADPAMSQFLDELCVRKYDQNIIEARNPKYRNNPARIGKTFGEIMSEELAIAGDTLYRRGNFMGTWDQILVNALREEHNADIAMSAGVRWGTSVIAGEMITMERVMDQTSLTYGETYVTEYTGAQLKDIFEGIAENLFVVDPYLQSGGDMARIGGLDYTIDPNETLGNRITDMKLDDGTPVDMKKTYRVAGWAQVDQVGEGRLMWDVAADYLRRQAKKNNGVVKLSKVNRPTLKNVSTDPGLADYAGKVI from the coding sequence ATGTCTTTAAATCGTCGTGAATTTTTACATGTTATGGCTGTTGCCGCAGCAGCGGGTATGTTACCTGCAGGTGCAAGAGCTATGGGTGATAAGCCAATGGATTGGAAAAAAGTGTATGACACGCCTATGAAGGGCAATGTACGTCTAATTCATACAACTGACAACCATGCTCAGTTGAAGCCGATTTTTTTCCGTGAGCCAAACGTAAACTTAGGTGTCGGTCCCGCACACGGCCAGCGTCCTCATATCGTGGGTAAAAACCTGCTTAAAGATTTAGCCGCTAACGGTGTTGAAATTAAAGAAGGCTCGCCTGAAGCCTATGCATTTACTTACTTAGACTTTGAAAATGCTGCTAAGAAATATGGTAAGGTCGGTGGTTTTGCGCATCTCAAAACCTTAATTGATAATTTGCGTGCACAAGCGGGTGCAGGCAATTCAATCTATATGGATGGCGGTGATTTGTGGCATGGGTCAGGAACCGCATTGTTTACGCGCGGTATGGTCATGGTAGAAGCTTCTAATCTTCTTGGGTTAGATATTCTTACAGGGCACTGGGAGTTTACCTATCAGCAAGAAGAAGTTCTTCGCAATATAAATGCTTTTAAGGGTGAATATATTTCTAACAATACCCGTTTGCGTGAAGATGCCTTATTTGGTGATGAATACCGTGAAATGTGTGATCGTCACGGCGGTCATGGTATGTATGATGAAGACAACTTGTTGCCGTTTAAGCCGTACACGATTAAAACCATAAATGGTCAACGTATTGCGGTTGTTGGTCAGACCTTCCCACGCTTGTCAAACGCTAACCCAATTGCGAACTTCCCTGACTGGTCATTTGGTTTACGTGAAGAAGAAATGCAAGCAACGGTTAACCATATCCGTGAAAATGAAAATGTAGCGGCTGTTGTTGTTATTTCTCATAACGGTATGGACGTGGATATAAAGATGGCCGGTCGCATTTCAGGTGTTGATGCTATTTTTGGTGGTCACACCCATGATGGTATGCCAGTACCTACCAAGGTTAAGCGTCCAGATGGCGGTACGTGTTATGTTACTAACGCTGGTTCTAATGGTAAGTTTGTAGGTGTAATGGATTTAGATATTCAGGAGGGCAAGCTAAAAGGCGTGAACTACAAGCTATTGCCTGTATTTGCAAATGTATTGCCTGCTGACCCAGCAATGAGCCAATTCCTAGACGAACTTTGTGTACGTAAATATGACCAGAATATCATTGAAGCACGTAACCCTAAATATCGCAATAACCCTGCACGTATTGGTAAAACCTTCGGCGAGATCATGAGTGAAGAGCTAGCCATTGCCGGAGATACACTTTACCGTCGTGGTAACTTTATGGGTACGTGGGATCAGATTTTAGTTAACGCGTTGCGTGAAGAACATAATGCCGATATAGCTATGTCAGCGGGTGTTCGTTGGGGTACTTCAGTTATTGCTGGTGAAATGATTACCATGGAACGCGTGATGGATCAAACGTCATTGACCTATGGTGAGACCTATGTAACGGAATACACAGGTGCACAGCTTAAGGATATTTTTGAAGGTATTGCTGAAAACTTGTTCGTAGTTGACCCTTACTTGCAATCAGGTGGTGACATGGCGCGTATCGGTGGCTTGGATTACACCATTGATCCGAACGAAACATTGGGTAACCGTATTACTGATATGAAGCTTGATGATGGTACACCTGTTGATATGAAGAAAACTTATCGTGTAGCCGGTTGGGCGCAGGTTGATCAAGTCGGTGAAGGCCGCTTAATGTGGGACGTAGCCGCAGATTATCTTCGCCGTCAAGCGAAGAAAAACAACGGTGTGGTAAAACTTAGTAAAGTTAACCGTCCTACGTTGAAAAACGTTAGCACGGATCCAGGTCTTGCTGACTATGCAGGTAAAGTGATCTAA
- the purL gene encoding phosphoribosylformylglycinamidine synthase: MHIIWGLPAHSEYRLNQLTQKLAQCGSVSSVRSQAVYFIEAYADLTQDVLAQLAQLLNGHSNDLTPTLSVSCIVTPRPGTISPWSSKATDITHTCGLSGVKRIEKGVAYFLKGVADDQLTKFMPVLFDRMTSVVWTDLASVAALFEKHSPRGLARVDILAQGRDALVQANRDLGLALSEDEIDYLVDNFIQLKRNPTDAELMMFAQANSEHCRHKIFNADWVIDGQKKDKTLFGMIRNTFQKNPHGVLSAYSDNAAVMSGPDATRFFPDASSAEYGYSNEPIHVQIKVETHNHPTAISPFPGAATGAGGEIRDEGATGQGSKPKSGLTGFTVSNLNIPGFKQPWERDYGRPGRIVSPLDIMIEGPLGAAGYNNEFGRPAINGYFRTYENPLLTHQGEEVRGYHKPIMLAGGLGNIREMHVKKHDIPVGAKLVVLGGPAMLIGLGGGAASSVDTGAGSEALDFASVQRDNPEMERRAQEVIDRCTYLGKDTPIASIHDVGAGGLSNAFPELVNDAGRGGKFDLRKVPNDEPGMSPMEIWCNESQERYVIAIYPDKIEQFEAICKRERAIYAIVGEATLEQELVVNDTVLQANPVDLPLNVLLGKPPKMQRDVTSRPLPQPGFETAVLELEEVTERLLKLPTIASKSFLITIGDRSITGMVTRDQMVGPWQIPVADVGVTASGYQGYTGEAMAMGERPPVALINPKASARLAIAEAITNIAAAKIGQISDIKMSANWMAAAGHPGEDAALFAAVETVGMELCPALGISVPVGKDSMSMKTVWQDGEQSKAVISPVSLNITAFSIVEDVRKTLTPQLRTDLGDTHLAVIDLGRKQNRVGASCLAQVYNQVGETPADLDHAEDLIQFFNAIQALNQAGLLLAYHDRADGGLLVTLMEMAFAGHCGLDINVAELGVEPIAALTAEELGAVIQVKAESCDQVNQLLAHYGLSEMTHWIGQPNSTDEMVIKNHEKTLLKGARAHYQAWWSETSYRIQALRDNEVCAQQEFDAIKDSVNTELVAKPSFDINDNIAAPFIKTGVRPKVAILREQGVNGQQEMAAAFDRAGFSAIDVHMSDILEGRITLEAFKGLVACGGFSYGDVLGAGRGWANSILFNTMARDQFEAFFNRQDTFSLGVCNGCQMMSNLKSIIPGASHWPAFVRNRSEQFEARLSLVEVQQSPSVLLAGMAGSRIPVAVAHGEGRVDFGLGSSELAKGMVGLRYVNTQGLATERYPFNPNGSEQGITGLTTEDGRVTIMMPHPERVFRAVQYSWCPDDWHEDAPWMRLFRNARKWVG, translated from the coding sequence ATGCACATCATTTGGGGGCTTCCAGCTCATTCTGAATATCGTTTAAACCAATTAACACAAAAGCTCGCTCAATGTGGTTCGGTCTCTTCCGTTCGTTCGCAAGCAGTTTATTTTATTGAAGCTTATGCAGATTTAACGCAGGATGTTTTAGCACAATTAGCGCAGTTGTTAAACGGTCATAGCAATGATCTAACGCCAACACTTTCAGTAAGTTGCATTGTAACCCCGCGTCCCGGCACCATTTCGCCTTGGTCATCAAAAGCGACCGACATTACTCATACTTGTGGATTGTCTGGCGTTAAAAGGATTGAAAAAGGGGTTGCTTATTTTCTTAAAGGCGTCGCTGATGATCAGTTGACTAAATTTATGCCTGTTTTGTTTGATCGCATGACTTCAGTGGTGTGGACAGATTTGGCCAGCGTAGCTGCTTTATTTGAGAAGCACTCGCCGCGTGGTTTGGCGCGTGTCGATATCTTGGCACAAGGCCGTGATGCGCTGGTTCAGGCTAATCGTGACTTAGGCCTAGCGCTTAGCGAGGATGAAATTGATTATTTAGTTGATAACTTTATTCAGCTCAAGCGCAATCCAACAGACGCTGAATTAATGATGTTTGCGCAGGCCAACTCTGAGCATTGTCGCCATAAAATCTTTAATGCTGATTGGGTGATTGATGGTCAGAAAAAAGACAAGACCTTGTTTGGCATGATTCGTAATACGTTCCAAAAAAATCCTCACGGCGTGTTGTCGGCTTATAGCGATAATGCGGCGGTGATGAGCGGGCCGGATGCGACACGGTTTTTCCCTGATGCATCGAGTGCGGAATATGGTTATTCAAATGAACCTATTCATGTACAGATTAAAGTTGAAACCCATAATCATCCAACAGCCATTTCACCTTTCCCTGGGGCTGCAACCGGTGCGGGGGGGGAGATTCGTGATGAAGGGGCGACCGGTCAAGGCTCTAAACCTAAATCGGGTCTGACAGGTTTTACGGTATCCAATTTAAATATTCCAGGGTTTAAGCAGCCTTGGGAGCGTGACTATGGTCGTCCTGGGCGTATTGTTTCACCATTGGATATTATGATTGAAGGGCCGCTTGGTGCGGCAGGCTATAACAATGAGTTTGGTCGCCCGGCTATTAATGGCTATTTCCGTACTTATGAAAACCCTTTGTTGACTCACCAGGGTGAAGAAGTGCGCGGTTATCACAAGCCGATTATGTTGGCGGGTGGTTTGGGCAACATCCGTGAGATGCATGTTAAAAAACACGATATTCCTGTAGGCGCTAAGCTGGTTGTGCTCGGCGGTCCAGCGATGTTGATCGGTTTAGGGGGTGGGGCGGCGTCCAGTGTGGATACCGGTGCGGGCTCTGAGGCGTTGGATTTTGCTTCAGTGCAACGTGATAACCCAGAAATGGAGCGCCGTGCGCAAGAGGTGATTGATCGTTGTACTTATCTTGGTAAGGATACGCCGATTGCATCTATTCATGATGTGGGTGCGGGTGGTTTGTCGAATGCCTTTCCGGAATTAGTGAATGATGCTGGGCGCGGTGGCAAATTTGATTTACGTAAAGTGCCAAATGATGAGCCGGGTATGTCACCCATGGAAATTTGGTGTAACGAGTCGCAAGAGCGCTATGTGATTGCGATTTATCCTGACAAAATTGAACAGTTCGAGGCTATTTGTAAGCGTGAGCGTGCTATTTATGCGATAGTGGGTGAGGCCACCTTGGAGCAAGAATTAGTCGTTAATGATACGGTGTTGCAAGCCAATCCGGTGGATTTACCCTTGAATGTGTTGTTAGGTAAGCCGCCTAAAATGCAACGTGATGTGACATCACGACCCTTGCCACAACCTGGATTTGAAACTGCGGTTTTAGAACTTGAAGAAGTAACCGAGCGTTTGTTAAAGCTGCCGACTATTGCGAGTAAGTCGTTTTTAATAACCATTGGTGATCGCAGTATTACCGGTATGGTGACCCGCGATCAAATGGTCGGTCCTTGGCAAATCCCTGTGGCGGATGTCGGTGTAACCGCATCGGGCTACCAAGGTTATACGGGTGAGGCCATGGCGATGGGTGAACGCCCACCGGTGGCGTTGATTAACCCTAAAGCCTCCGCACGCTTGGCGATTGCAGAAGCGATTACCAATATTGCGGCTGCCAAAATCGGCCAGATTTCTGATATTAAAATGTCGGCTAACTGGATGGCGGCAGCTGGTCATCCTGGTGAGGATGCGGCTTTATTTGCAGCCGTTGAAACTGTCGGGATGGAGCTGTGTCCGGCTTTAGGTATTTCGGTGCCAGTGGGTAAGGATTCGATGTCGATGAAAACCGTTTGGCAAGATGGCGAGCAGTCTAAAGCGGTTATTTCTCCGGTTTCATTGAATATTACAGCGTTTTCTATTGTGGAAGATGTGCGTAAAACCTTAACGCCTCAATTGCGTACTGACCTAGGCGACACACACTTGGCGGTGATTGATTTAGGGCGTAAGCAAAATCGTGTCGGTGCTAGCTGTTTGGCGCAGGTTTATAATCAGGTCGGTGAAACCCCTGCAGACTTGGATCACGCTGAGGATTTAATCCAATTCTTTAATGCGATTCAGGCATTAAATCAAGCAGGCCTGCTGCTGGCGTACCATGATCGGGCTGATGGCGGTTTATTAGTGACCTTGATGGAAATGGCGTTTGCTGGGCATTGCGGGTTAGATATTAATGTCGCTGAATTAGGCGTTGAGCCGATTGCCGCTTTAACAGCCGAAGAATTGGGGGCGGTGATTCAGGTCAAAGCTGAATCCTGTGATCAGGTTAATCAGCTATTAGCGCACTATGGTTTGTCTGAAATGACGCATTGGATTGGTCAACCTAATAGCACTGATGAAATGGTTATTAAAAACCATGAAAAAACCCTGTTAAAAGGCGCACGTGCCCATTACCAGGCCTGGTGGTCGGAAACGTCTTACCGTATTCAGGCTTTGCGTGACAATGAAGTGTGTGCTCAACAAGAGTTTGATGCGATTAAAGACTCAGTCAATACTGAATTAGTGGCGAAACCTAGTTTTGATATTAATGACAATATTGCCGCACCGTTTATTAAAACAGGTGTGCGCCCAAAAGTGGCGATTTTACGTGAACAAGGGGTTAATGGTCAGCAAGAGATGGCGGCGGCGTTTGACCGTGCAGGGTTTAGCGCGATAGATGTGCATATGAGTGATATTCTTGAAGGGCGCATTACGCTTGAAGCGTTTAAAGGCCTAGTCGCTTGCGGCGGTTTCTCTTACGGTGATGTGCTGGGTGCTGGGCGTGGTTGGGCGAATTCGATTCTGTTTAATACGATGGCTCGCGATCAGTTTGAAGCTTTTTTTAATCGTCAAGATACCTTTAGTTTAGGGGTGTGTAATGGCTGTCAAATGATGTCGAATTTGAAATCGATTATTCCAGGTGCATCCCATTGGCCTGCGTTTGTTCGTAATCGTTCAGAACAGTTTGAGGCACGCTTGTCTTTGGTCGAAGTTCAGCAATCGCCTTCTGTATTGTTGGCAGGCATGGCGGGGAGCCGAATCCCTGTAGCCGTAGCGCATGGCGAGGGGCGTGTTGATTTTGGTTTGGGCTCATCTGAGCTGGCTAAAGGCATGGTTGGCTTGCGTTATGTAAATACACAGGGTTTGGCTACCGAACGCTATCCATTTAACCCAAATGGTTCAGAGCAGGGTATTACGGGTTTAACCACTGAGGATGGGCGCGTTACCATTATGATGCCTCACCCAGAGCGTGTGTTCCGTGCGGTTCAGTATTCTTGGTGCCCAGATGATTGGCATGAAGATGCGCCTTGGATGCGTTTATTCCGCAACGCGCGCAAGTGGGTAGGCTAA
- the bamC gene encoding outer membrane protein assembly factor BamC, whose amino-acid sequence MNNWIKLSACLGLCTSIVGCSSFSSMIGQDAEYRKNEAELAKQLEMPPNFILRRTGDPLVSLEISARQSLEQIEHIPSFQAEGLRIESNLVERWLVVDDLPVKDVWLGIERFLTSQGFKIDQQRLDIGLMTTSYLARKEIAPVEQELGLVSRLLNSWRPEQVGGIYDRYSVRVEEAASGVRVYFSHHMMSARATDTTTAWRLRPYEPMMEALALYRAMVYFGANQEDALQQVNAQRVYQEVKKRDELIGLRLSASASEAWDFLQTMQHRANWQVERQYPGQGIMWVKMPQTSIGEQGFFARLFTSRTSPGLVGLKLQAVSGSADLTDLTLIYEEGTIPFNAKQRQQIFSDLGLLTD is encoded by the coding sequence TTGAATAATTGGATTAAATTGTCTGCATGCTTAGGTTTATGCACGTCTATAGTAGGGTGTTCTTCTTTTTCGAGTATGATTGGCCAGGATGCGGAGTACCGTAAAAACGAAGCTGAATTAGCTAAGCAATTAGAAATGCCGCCAAATTTTATATTGCGTCGCACAGGTGATCCTTTGGTGTCGCTGGAGATAAGCGCAAGGCAGTCGCTTGAGCAGATCGAGCATATCCCTAGTTTTCAGGCTGAGGGCTTGAGAATTGAGTCTAACTTAGTTGAACGCTGGTTGGTTGTTGATGATTTGCCGGTTAAGGATGTGTGGTTGGGCATTGAGCGGTTTTTAACCAGTCAGGGCTTTAAAATAGACCAGCAACGCCTGGATATTGGTTTGATGACGACGAGTTATTTGGCGCGTAAAGAGATTGCACCGGTTGAGCAGGAGTTAGGCCTAGTTTCGCGTTTACTTAATAGTTGGCGACCTGAGCAGGTGGGCGGCATTTATGACCGCTATAGCGTAAGAGTTGAAGAAGCGGCGAGTGGGGTTCGGGTTTATTTTAGTCATCACATGATGAGTGCGCGCGCGACCGATACCACGACCGCTTGGCGTTTACGTCCTTATGAGCCTATGATGGAGGCTTTGGCACTTTACCGTGCGATGGTGTATTTTGGCGCAAACCAAGAGGATGCGTTGCAGCAGGTCAATGCTCAGCGCGTTTACCAAGAAGTTAAAAAGCGTGATGAGTTGATTGGACTTCGGTTATCTGCTTCTGCGTCTGAAGCCTGGGATTTTTTGCAAACCATGCAGCACCGCGCAAATTGGCAGGTTGAGCGTCAGTATCCAGGTCAAGGTATTATGTGGGTAAAAATGCCCCAGACTTCGATTGGTGAGCAAGGGTTTTTTGCACGTTTATTCACTTCGCGCACTTCACCAGGCCTGGTTGGGCTGAAATTGCAGGCTGTGTCGGGTTCTGCAGATTTGACCGACTTAACGTTAATTTATGAAGAAGGTACGATCCCTTTTAATGCGAAACAACGTCAACAGATTTTTTCTGATCTGGGTTTGTTAACGGACTAA
- the dapA gene encoding 4-hydroxy-tetrahydrodipicolinate synthase has translation MFRGSMVALVSAMNDDESVDFIRLEQLIEWHISSGTSAIVAVGTTGESSTLDMAEHCDVIKFVVDRVAKRIPVIAGTGANSTSEAIELTACAKKSGADACLLVTPYYNKPTQEGLYLHYKKIAETVDIPQILYNVPGRTACDMQPETIGRLAKISNIIGVKEATGDLSRVAKIRALVDADFDLYSGDDATAIEFILLGGQGGISVSANVSPKQVAMAYEAALEGNAQLARKLDAPLMALHQKLFVEANPIAVKWALVEMGLIGPAIRLPLTPLSEEYHSVVRGALLEAGVL, from the coding sequence GTGTTTAGAGGCAGTATGGTAGCGTTGGTTAGCGCAATGAACGATGATGAAAGCGTTGATTTTATAAGGCTTGAGCAGCTAATCGAATGGCATATTTCCTCGGGTACGTCTGCAATTGTTGCGGTGGGTACGACGGGGGAGTCATCGACATTAGATATGGCAGAACATTGTGATGTCATCAAGTTTGTAGTTGATAGGGTGGCCAAGCGAATTCCTGTAATCGCAGGCACGGGGGCTAACTCGACGTCAGAAGCGATTGAATTGACAGCCTGTGCTAAAAAATCGGGTGCCGATGCCTGTTTGTTGGTTACGCCTTATTATAATAAACCCACGCAGGAAGGTTTGTATCTTCATTATAAAAAGATTGCTGAAACGGTTGATATTCCTCAGATTTTATATAATGTTCCCGGAAGGACTGCGTGCGATATGCAGCCTGAAACGATTGGTCGTTTAGCCAAGATTTCTAATATTATTGGTGTAAAAGAAGCAACAGGGGATTTGTCTCGCGTTGCAAAAATCCGTGCATTGGTTGATGCGGACTTTGATCTTTATTCCGGTGATGATGCAACAGCAATTGAGTTTATTTTGTTGGGTGGTCAGGGGGGCATATCGGTTAGCGCCAATGTTTCGCCTAAGCAGGTTGCTATGGCTTATGAGGCGGCACTAGAGGGTAATGCGCAATTAGCGCGTAAACTCGATGCGCCTTTAATGGCTTTGCACCAAAAATTATTTGTCGAAGCTAATCCCATTGCTGTAAAGTGGGCGTTGGTGGAAATGGGGCTGATCGGGCCTGCAATAAGATTACCCTTAACGCCCTTATCCGAAGAGTACCATAGCGTTGTGCGTGGTGCCTTGTTAGAAGCAGGAGTGCTCTAG
- a CDS encoding peroxiredoxin: protein MEKINLTDFSLSATPDQTLTLEHFKGAYTLVYFYPKDNTPGCSQQGQDFSALHPEFLKHNAQIFGVSKDSLKQHQNFKEKYQFPFELISDPDEILCNMFDVIKLKKNFGKEYYGIERSSFLLDPKLNLIQTWRKVKVLDHAQAVFDNLKTHKTKNNEKN, encoded by the coding sequence ATGGAAAAAATAAATTTAACTGATTTCTCACTCAGTGCGACACCCGACCAAACCCTAACGCTAGAACATTTCAAAGGGGCTTATACGCTTGTTTACTTTTACCCCAAAGACAATACACCTGGCTGTTCGCAACAAGGTCAAGACTTCAGCGCACTTCACCCTGAGTTTCTTAAACACAATGCACAAATTTTTGGTGTTTCAAAAGACAGCTTAAAACAACACCAAAATTTTAAAGAAAAATACCAGTTTCCGTTTGAACTTATTAGTGATCCAGATGAAATTTTGTGCAACATGTTTGATGTAATCAAACTTAAAAAGAACTTTGGCAAAGAGTACTATGGTATTGAACGCAGCAGCTTTTTACTTGATCCAAAATTAAATTTGATTCAGACCTGGCGAAAAGTTAAAGTGTTAGACCATGCTCAGGCCGTGTTTGATAACTTAAAAACGCACAAAACTAAAAACAATGAAAAAAACTGA